In a single window of the Streptomyces sp. NBC_00353 genome:
- a CDS encoding MBL fold metallo-hydrolase, translated as MNAANPVHLTLTKKTHSCIRLEKDGRTLVIDPGGFSEQDAALGADAMLVTHEHADHFDEGRLRAGLEANPAAEIWTLRSVAEQLSAAFPGRVHTVGHGDTFTAAGFDVQVHGELHAVIHPDIPRITNIGFLVDGSVFHPGDALTVPDHPVDTLLLPVMAPWNKISEVIDYVREVKPRRAIDIHDALLTDLARPIYDRQIGSLGGADHGRLTPGDSTGL; from the coding sequence ATGAACGCTGCGAATCCTGTGCACCTGACCCTGACCAAGAAGACGCACTCCTGCATCCGGCTGGAGAAGGACGGGCGGACGCTCGTCATCGACCCGGGCGGCTTCTCGGAGCAGGACGCGGCACTCGGCGCCGACGCGATGCTCGTGACCCACGAGCACGCCGATCACTTCGACGAGGGCCGGCTGCGGGCCGGCCTGGAGGCCAACCCGGCCGCGGAGATCTGGACCCTGCGCAGCGTCGCGGAACAGCTCTCCGCGGCCTTCCCCGGCCGGGTGCACACCGTCGGTCACGGCGACACGTTCACCGCCGCGGGATTCGACGTACAGGTGCACGGCGAACTGCACGCGGTGATCCACCCCGACATCCCGCGGATCACCAACATCGGCTTCCTGGTGGACGGTTCGGTGTTCCACCCGGGGGACGCGCTCACCGTCCCCGACCACCCCGTCGACACGCTGCTGCTCCCGGTGATGGCCCCCTGGAACAAGATCTCCGAGGTCATCGACTACGTGCGCGAGGTCAAACCGCGCCGGGCGATCGACATCCACGACGCGCTGCTCACCGATCTCGCCCGCCCGATCTACGACCGGCAGATCGGCAGCCTCGGCGGTGCCGACCACGGGCGGCTTACCCCCGGGGACTCGACCGGCCTGTGA
- a CDS encoding amino acid ABC transporter ATP-binding protein, with protein MAVDPLIELRDVNKYYGALHVLQDINLTVGRGEVVVVIGPSGSGKSTLCRTINRLETIESGHIAIDGRPLPEEGKGLAQLRAEVGMVFQSFNLFAHKTVLANVSLAQLKVRKRKKDECDARSRELLERVGLASQADKYPAQLSGGQQQRVAIARALAMDPKALLFDEPTSALDPEMINEVLEVMQQLARDGMTMVVVTHEMGFARSAANRVVFMADGRIVEDRTPEAFFTAPESERAKDFLSKILKH; from the coding sequence ATGGCCGTCGATCCGTTGATCGAGCTGCGGGACGTCAATAAGTACTACGGGGCGTTGCACGTACTGCAGGACATCAATCTCACCGTCGGCCGCGGGGAGGTGGTGGTGGTCATCGGCCCCTCCGGCTCCGGCAAGTCAACGCTCTGCCGGACCATCAACAGGCTCGAGACGATCGAGTCGGGTCATATCGCGATCGACGGCAGACCCCTCCCGGAGGAGGGGAAGGGACTCGCGCAGCTGCGTGCCGAAGTCGGCATGGTCTTCCAGTCGTTCAATCTGTTCGCGCACAAGACCGTGCTGGCCAATGTCTCGCTCGCCCAGCTCAAGGTCCGCAAACGCAAGAAGGACGAATGCGACGCGCGGTCCCGGGAGCTCCTGGAGCGGGTCGGGCTCGCCTCGCAGGCCGACAAGTACCCCGCCCAGCTCTCCGGCGGCCAGCAGCAGCGGGTGGCCATCGCCCGCGCCCTGGCCATGGACCCCAAGGCACTCCTCTTCGACGAGCCGACCTCGGCGCTCGACCCGGAGATGATCAATGAGGTGCTTGAGGTCATGCAGCAGCTCGCCAGGGATGGCATGACCATGGTCGTCGTCACGCACGAGATGGGGTTCGCCAGGTCCGCTGCCAATCGCGTGGTCTTCATGGCGGACGGCCGCATCGTCGAGGACCGCACCCCGGAGGCGTTCTTCACCGCCCCGGAGAGCGAGCGCGCCAAGGACTTCCTGTCCAAGATCCTCAAGCACTGA
- a CDS encoding mycoredoxin has translation MAEDHDGMVVYWRPGCPYCMKLRLRLRFSRLTYTEVNIWRDPEAAAFVRSVADGNETVPTVSVAGHSMVNPSKRQVLAAVRTHAPHLEAS, from the coding sequence ATGGCCGAGGACCACGACGGCATGGTCGTCTACTGGCGGCCCGGCTGCCCGTACTGCATGAAGCTGCGGCTGCGGCTGCGGTTCAGCCGCCTCACCTACACCGAGGTGAACATCTGGCGGGACCCCGAGGCGGCGGCGTTCGTCCGCTCGGTCGCCGACGGGAACGAGACCGTGCCGACGGTGTCCGTGGCCGGCCACTCGATGGTCAACCCGTCCAAGCGGCAGGTGCTGGCCGCGGTCCGGACCCACGCGCCGCACCTGGAGGCGTCGTAG
- a CDS encoding exodeoxyribonuclease III, with translation MRIATWNVNSITARLPRLLAWLESTGTDVLCIQETKCTAEQFPADELRELGYESAVNATGRWNGVALVSRAGLSDVVMGLPDGPDYDGVQEPRAISATCGPVRLWSVYVPNGREIEHPHYTYKLRWFEALQKAVAADAAGSQPFAVLGDFNVAPTDEDVWDPALFEGATHVTPAERAALAALRQEGLSDVMPRPLKYDRAYTFWDYRELRFPKNKGMRIDLVYGNAPFTVAVKDSYVDREERKGKGASDHAPVVVDLEL, from the coding sequence ATGCGCATCGCCACGTGGAACGTCAATTCGATCACCGCCCGCCTCCCGCGGCTGCTGGCCTGGCTTGAGAGCACCGGCACGGACGTGCTGTGCATCCAGGAGACCAAGTGCACGGCCGAGCAGTTCCCGGCGGACGAGCTGCGCGAGCTCGGATACGAGTCCGCGGTCAACGCCACGGGCCGGTGGAACGGGGTGGCGCTGGTCTCCCGGGCCGGACTGTCCGACGTCGTCATGGGGCTGCCCGACGGCCCCGACTACGACGGAGTGCAGGAGCCCCGGGCGATCTCCGCGACCTGCGGTCCGGTCCGCCTCTGGTCGGTGTACGTGCCGAACGGGCGCGAGATCGAGCACCCGCACTACACGTACAAGCTGCGCTGGTTCGAGGCCCTGCAGAAGGCGGTGGCCGCGGACGCTGCGGGCTCGCAGCCGTTCGCGGTGCTGGGCGATTTCAACGTGGCCCCGACCGACGAGGACGTCTGGGACCCGGCCCTGTTCGAGGGCGCCACCCATGTCACGCCCGCCGAGCGCGCCGCCCTCGCCGCTCTGCGCCAGGAGGGTCTGTCGGACGTCATGCCGCGCCCGCTCAAGTACGACCGCGCGTACACCTTCTGGGACTACCGCGAGCTGCGCTTCCCGAAGAACAAGGGCATGCGGATCGACCTGGTCTACGGGAACGCCCCGTTCACGGTGGCGGTCAAGGACAGCTACGTGGACCGCGAGGAGCGCAAGGGCAAGGGCGCATCCGACCACGCGCCGGTGGTCGTCGACCTGGAGCTGTGA
- a CDS encoding DUF6278 family protein has translation MNIPFLDNWRKRHDGTRGAGLAAAVEVDPEGVAELLAECELLRVRVGQRGLELDDTPASLTALDQLPPRWRDDPEELPWLGNDAGLYLGTVLVRNVPGAAWHIWPSGQPVVRLTSGREIDVVEAGLDWAMTGSPELSQVYAESAEG, from the coding sequence ATGAACATCCCTTTCTTGGACAACTGGCGTAAGCGTCACGACGGTACGCGCGGGGCGGGCCTCGCGGCCGCCGTCGAGGTCGACCCGGAGGGCGTCGCCGAGCTGCTCGCCGAGTGTGAGCTGCTGCGTGTCCGAGTGGGGCAGCGCGGACTGGAACTCGACGACACCCCGGCCTCGTTGACGGCGCTCGACCAGCTGCCGCCGCGCTGGCGCGACGACCCCGAGGAGCTGCCCTGGCTGGGCAACGACGCCGGGCTGTATCTCGGCACCGTCCTCGTGCGCAACGTCCCGGGTGCGGCCTGGCACATCTGGCCGAGCGGTCAGCCGGTGGTGCGGCTCACCTCCGGGCGGGAGATCGATGTCGTCGAGGCGGGGCTCGACTGGGCGATGACCGGCAGCCCCGAGCTCTCGCAGGTGTACGCAGAGTCAGCCGAAGGGTAG
- a CDS encoding ISAs1 family transposase, with the protein MLVKLGPLDAGRIADLRLYFDSVPDPRSRRGRWYSLTSVLLVCACAVVSGARSIDELAEWGQRASHALLTVIGIRRHVLGWRRTPSPATIGRVLGAVDGDALDRAVGAYLADRHRAATELAQAPSPSASGRPRVIAVDGKALRGSARLTATRRHLLSAVTHGTVVTLAQVEVGAKTNETTHFQPLLAPLDLAGTVVTFDALHSVKANISWLVETKNAHYITVIKTNQPTTHHQLATLPWRDIPVQHTASASGHGRRESRSIKTCGIADQLGGIAFPHARLAIRVHRRRKQTGKRETRESVYAVTSLDAHQAGPADLATAIRGHWGVENSSHHIRDVTFAEDASTVHAGTTPRAMATLRNLAIGVLKTLGADNIAKTTRRSATNPNEHSPSWASPTIRTPTELDQALDVTRLREIHVDLDHAVMAAYGWDDVRLDHGFHTYRQMQRWTVSPAARVEILDRLLEENHRRAASQGVVSPAGNNGGTEDEEDDE; encoded by the coding sequence GTGCTGGTGAAGCTGGGGCCGCTGGATGCCGGTCGGATCGCTGACCTGCGCCTCTACTTCGACTCGGTGCCCGATCCGCGCTCGCGGCGGGGCCGGTGGTACTCGCTGACGTCGGTCCTGCTGGTGTGTGCCTGCGCGGTCGTCTCGGGAGCGAGGAGCATCGATGAACTCGCCGAGTGGGGCCAGCGTGCCTCTCACGCACTCCTGACAGTCATCGGGATCCGGCGCCACGTGCTCGGATGGCGGCGCACTCCGTCTCCGGCCACGATCGGCCGTGTGCTGGGGGCTGTTGACGGTGACGCCCTGGACCGGGCGGTGGGCGCCTACCTGGCCGACCGGCATCGCGCTGCCACCGAGCTCGCCCAGGCGCCGTCGCCCTCCGCGTCCGGGCGGCCGCGCGTGATCGCTGTCGACGGCAAAGCACTCAGGGGATCAGCCCGTCTCACCGCGACGCGCCGGCATCTGCTCTCCGCGGTCACTCACGGCACCGTCGTGACCCTCGCCCAGGTGGAGGTCGGCGCGAAGACGAACGAAACCACACACTTCCAACCGCTCCTGGCACCGCTGGACCTGGCCGGCACCGTCGTCACCTTCGACGCCCTGCACTCGGTCAAGGCGAACATCTCCTGGCTGGTCGAGACCAAGAATGCCCACTACATCACCGTGATCAAGACCAACCAGCCGACCACCCACCACCAGCTCGCGACCCTGCCGTGGCGGGACATTCCCGTCCAGCACACCGCCTCCGCCTCCGGGCACGGACGCCGCGAGTCCCGCTCGATCAAGACCTGCGGGATCGCGGACCAACTCGGCGGGATCGCCTTTCCCCACGCCCGCCTGGCCATCCGCGTCCACCGCCGCCGCAAGCAGACCGGCAAGCGCGAGACCCGTGAGAGTGTCTACGCGGTCACCAGCCTCGACGCCCACCAGGCCGGCCCGGCCGACCTGGCCACCGCGATCCGCGGACACTGGGGAGTGGAGAACTCCTCGCACCACATCAGGGATGTCACCTTCGCCGAGGACGCCTCCACCGTCCACGCCGGAACCACACCACGGGCCATGGCAACCCTCCGCAACCTCGCCATCGGCGTGCTGAAAACCCTCGGAGCCGACAACATCGCCAAAACCACCCGGCGATCCGCGACGAACCCCAACGAGCACTCCCCATCCTGGGCATCACCAACGATCCGGACACCTACGGAACTTGATCAAGCCCTGGACGTAACACGCCTCCGCGAGATCCACGTTGATCTCGACCACGCCGTCATGGCCGCCTACGGCTGGGACGACGTCCGGCTGGACCACGGCTTCCACACCTACCGCCAGATGCAACGCTGGACAGTGAGTCCCGCCGCCCGGGTGGAGATCCTCGACCGCCTCCTCGAAGAGAACCACCGCCGCGCCGCCTCGCAGGGCGTTGTCAGTCCCGCTGGCAACAATGGGGGCACCGAGGACGAGGAGGACGACGAGTGA
- a CDS encoding HNH endonuclease → MASRIGARWIRSPLPGFRPMVATESMRLRPSLRPSVHRVVFKQLLGRIPEGFQVSHAEPRPCHHTRCCSPNRLEVVIKEESVARSD, encoded by the coding sequence ATGGCCAGCAGGATTGGGGCGAGGTGGATTCGGAGTCCGCTTCCTGGTTTTAGACCGATGGTTGCAACGGAGAGCATGCGGCTACGGCCAAGCCTTCGACCAAGCGTTCACCGTGTGGTGTTCAAGCAGCTGTTGGGCAGGATTCCGGAAGGTTTCCAGGTGAGTCACGCCGAGCCTCGTCCGTGCCACCACACTCGATGCTGCAGCCCGAACCGCCTGGAGGTCGTGATCAAAGAGGAAAGCGTTGCTCGTAGCGACTGA
- the pcaDC gene encoding bifunctional 3-oxoadipate enol-lactonase/4-carboxymuconolactone decarboxylase PcaDC has product MSETPVNTLQYRFDGPEDAPVLILGPSLGTTWHMWDRQIPELTQHWRVFRFDLPGHGGAPAHPATAVGELSDRLLATLDSLGVQRFGYAGCSIGGAIGADLALRHPHRVAALALVAASPRFGSADEFRQRGVIVRTNGLEPMARSAPDQWFTPGFAAAQPAIVEWAVQMVRTTDPGCYIAACEALAAFDIRPELGRISVPTLVLVGAEDHVTGPAEARTLVAGIPDARLALVPGASHLAPVEQPGAVTDLLLTHFSTSWQDTLAAIPVPGTGPTLSAPVLPIAEIAPAPAAPDTVNSGRPDPYDPGMKVRREVLGDAHVDRVLAASDDFTGEFQELVTRYAWGETWTREGLDRRTRSCVTLTALVTSGHLEGLAAHIRAALRNGLTPAEIKEVLLQTAVYCGIPAAGAAFTIAQSVIQEETTPRP; this is encoded by the coding sequence GTGAGTGAAACGCCAGTGAACACCCTGCAATACCGCTTTGACGGGCCAGAAGACGCTCCTGTCCTGATCTTGGGTCCCTCACTGGGTACCACATGGCACATGTGGGACCGCCAGATACCGGAGCTCACCCAGCACTGGCGGGTCTTCCGCTTCGACCTGCCCGGCCACGGCGGTGCCCCGGCCCACCCCGCCACCGCCGTCGGTGAACTGTCCGACCGGCTGCTGGCCACCCTCGACAGCCTCGGCGTCCAGCGCTTCGGGTACGCCGGCTGCTCCATCGGCGGTGCGATCGGCGCCGACCTCGCACTGCGCCACCCGCACCGGGTCGCCGCGCTGGCCCTGGTCGCCGCCTCGCCCCGGTTCGGCAGCGCGGACGAGTTCCGCCAGCGCGGCGTGATCGTCCGCACCAACGGCCTGGAGCCGATGGCCCGCAGCGCACCGGACCAGTGGTTCACCCCCGGCTTCGCCGCCGCCCAGCCCGCCATCGTCGAGTGGGCCGTCCAGATGGTCCGCACCACCGACCCCGGCTGCTACATCGCGGCGTGTGAAGCTCTCGCCGCCTTCGACATCCGTCCCGAACTCGGCCGCATCAGCGTCCCGACTCTCGTCCTGGTCGGCGCCGAGGACCATGTCACCGGGCCGGCCGAGGCCCGCACCCTGGTGGCGGGCATTCCGGACGCCCGGCTCGCCCTCGTCCCCGGCGCCTCGCACCTCGCCCCCGTCGAGCAGCCCGGAGCCGTCACCGACCTGCTCCTCACCCACTTCTCCACCAGCTGGCAGGACACCCTCGCCGCCATCCCTGTCCCCGGCACCGGCCCCACACTCTCCGCCCCCGTCCTGCCCATCGCGGAGATCGCCCCCGCCCCGGCCGCGCCCGACACCGTGAACTCCGGCCGCCCGGACCCGTACGACCCGGGGATGAAGGTCCGCCGCGAAGTGCTCGGCGACGCCCACGTCGACCGGGTCCTGGCCGCGTCCGACGACTTCACCGGCGAGTTCCAGGAGCTCGTCACGCGCTACGCCTGGGGCGAGACCTGGACCCGGGAGGGCCTGGACCGCCGTACCCGCAGCTGCGTCACGCTCACCGCACTGGTCACCTCCGGCCACCTGGAGGGCCTCGCTGCGCATATCAGGGCCGCCCTGCGCAACGGGCTGACCCCCGCCGAGATCAAGGAAGTGCTGCTGCAGACCGCCGTGTACTGCGGCATACCGGCCGCGGGCGCCGCCTTCACCATCGCCCAGTCGGTGATTCAGGAAGAAACCACGCCCCGGCCGTAG
- a CDS encoding amino acid ABC transporter permease — MTTHAPAATALYDIPGPVTRKRHRVYGIVSTVLILALVGWIIYLLFATEQFTSAKWSPFEYKGIQELLLRGLGNTLKAFAYAAVLSLALGAVLAVGRLSEHRAVRWLATLVVEFFRAMPVLVMIFFIFVALKVQPLPALVAGLTLYNGSVLAEVFRTGINSVDRGQREAAYALGMRKTQVMTFVLAPQAVRAMLPAIISQLVVALKDTSLGYLITYEEFLHAGKLIASNLDYNLPFIPVVMVISPIYIGMCMLLSWFANWVAKRERRNPKTKAVEVAPVEPETLLPGAQ; from the coding sequence ATGACCACCCACGCCCCCGCAGCCACCGCGCTGTACGACATCCCGGGCCCGGTCACCCGCAAACGCCACAGGGTGTACGGGATCGTCTCCACGGTCCTGATCCTTGCCCTGGTCGGCTGGATCATCTATCTGCTCTTCGCCACCGAGCAGTTCACCAGCGCCAAGTGGTCACCCTTCGAGTACAAGGGCATCCAGGAACTCCTGCTGCGCGGACTCGGCAACACGCTGAAGGCGTTCGCGTACGCCGCGGTGCTCTCGCTGGCACTCGGGGCGGTCCTGGCCGTCGGGCGGCTCTCCGAACACCGGGCGGTGCGCTGGCTCGCCACGCTCGTCGTCGAGTTCTTCCGGGCCATGCCCGTGCTGGTGATGATCTTCTTCATCTTCGTGGCGCTGAAGGTGCAGCCGCTGCCCGCGCTGGTCGCCGGACTGACCCTCTACAACGGCTCGGTGCTCGCCGAAGTGTTCCGTACCGGCATCAACTCGGTGGACCGCGGCCAGCGCGAGGCCGCGTACGCCCTCGGCATGCGCAAGACGCAGGTCATGACCTTCGTGCTGGCTCCGCAGGCGGTGCGCGCCATGCTGCCCGCCATCATCAGCCAGCTGGTGGTGGCGCTGAAGGACACCTCGCTCGGGTACTTGATCACGTACGAGGAATTCCTCCACGCCGGCAAACTCATCGCGTCCAACCTCGACTACAATCTTCCCTTCATCCCTGTGGTGATGGTGATCTCGCCGATCTACATCGGGATGTGCATGCTGCTCTCCTGGTTCGCCAACTGGGTGGCCAAGCGGGAGCGGCGCAACCCGAAGACGAAGGCCGTGGAAGTCGCACCGGTCGAACCGGAAACGCTGCTGCCGGGAGCGCAGTAG
- a CDS encoding glutamate ABC transporter substrate-binding protein, giving the protein MRTRKVLAACAGLLLAVLAVGCGKEGSPPVKGPKPAQLPVYKVDTSFRLPESKTWTKAKKRGYLRVGAKEDQPYLGEKDPATGLYSGFDIEIARMMAASLGFDPKTIRFKTIASANRETALQNGQIDYYVGTYTINEMRKKLVGFAGPYFMAGQSLLVRTDEHDINGPQDLAGRTVCSAAGSTPYQRIAADYPKAILVAYDTYSICVDNLLTYQVDAVTTDDAILLGFAAKAPKELKVVGKPFSEEPYGIGVPRSDNALRFALNDALEANEKNGNWKKAFEATLGLSGVPAPTPPPIDRYPAT; this is encoded by the coding sequence TTGCGTACGAGAAAAGTGCTGGCCGCCTGTGCGGGGCTCCTGCTGGCCGTCCTTGCAGTCGGCTGCGGCAAGGAAGGCAGCCCTCCAGTGAAGGGGCCGAAGCCCGCGCAGCTGCCCGTGTACAAGGTCGACACCAGCTTCCGGCTGCCCGAGTCGAAAACCTGGACGAAGGCGAAGAAGCGTGGCTACCTCCGGGTCGGGGCCAAGGAGGACCAGCCTTACCTGGGCGAGAAGGACCCGGCCACGGGCCTCTACTCCGGCTTCGACATCGAGATCGCCAGGATGATGGCCGCCTCGCTCGGTTTCGACCCGAAGACGATCCGTTTCAAGACGATCGCCTCCGCCAACCGTGAGACCGCGCTGCAGAACGGCCAGATCGACTACTACGTCGGCACCTACACCATCAACGAGATGCGCAAGAAGCTCGTCGGTTTCGCCGGGCCGTACTTCATGGCCGGGCAGTCGCTGCTCGTCCGTACGGACGAGCACGACATCAACGGCCCGCAGGACCTGGCCGGCAGGACGGTCTGCTCGGCGGCCGGCTCGACCCCGTACCAGCGGATCGCGGCCGACTACCCGAAGGCGATCCTGGTCGCCTACGACACGTACTCGATCTGTGTCGACAACCTGCTGACCTACCAGGTCGACGCCGTCACCACCGACGACGCCATCCTGCTGGGCTTCGCCGCCAAGGCACCCAAGGAGCTGAAGGTGGTCGGCAAGCCGTTCTCCGAGGAGCCGTACGGCATCGGGGTACCGCGCAGCGACAACGCGCTGCGGTTCGCACTCAACGACGCTCTTGAGGCCAACGAGAAGAACGGCAACTGGAAGAAGGCGTTCGAGGCCACCCTCGGCCTGTCCGGAGTGCCCGCACCGACTCCGCCGCCCATCGACCGCTACCCGGCGACCTGA
- a CDS encoding amino acid ABC transporter permease: MDVLTENFSTYAEGFLGTLELTVFASILALVLGFVMASFRVAPVGSLRVFGTVWVMVLRNTPLTLLFFAVLLGLPRFGLVLPFKVFAVLALGCYTSAFICEALRSGINTVPQGQGEAARSLGMTFGQTLGSVVLPQAFRSVIPPVGSTLIALAKNSAIAGAFSVTELLGTYKTLNELGYNIIWTFVWIAVGYLIITLSISALFNVMEKRWGVAR; encoded by the coding sequence ATGGACGTACTGACAGAGAACTTCTCGACCTACGCCGAAGGCTTCCTCGGCACCCTCGAACTCACCGTCTTCGCCTCGATCCTGGCGCTGGTGCTCGGTTTCGTGATGGCCTCGTTCCGGGTGGCGCCCGTCGGCTCGCTCCGGGTGTTCGGCACCGTCTGGGTGATGGTGCTGCGCAACACCCCGCTGACCCTGCTCTTCTTCGCCGTCCTCCTCGGCCTGCCGCGCTTCGGCCTGGTCCTGCCGTTCAAGGTCTTCGCGGTGCTCGCGCTCGGCTGCTACACCTCCGCGTTCATCTGCGAGGCGCTGCGCTCCGGCATCAACACCGTCCCGCAGGGCCAGGGTGAGGCCGCCCGCAGCCTCGGTATGACCTTCGGACAGACGCTGGGCTCCGTGGTGCTGCCGCAGGCGTTCCGCTCGGTGATCCCGCCGGTCGGCTCGACGCTCATCGCCCTCGCCAAGAACTCGGCGATCGCCGGGGCGTTCAGCGTCACCGAGCTGCTCGGCACCTACAAGACCCTCAACGAGCTGGGCTACAACATCATCTGGACCTTCGTCTGGATCGCCGTCGGCTACCTGATCATCACCCTGTCCATCAGTGCGCTCTTCAATGTGATGGAGAAGCGCTGGGGAGTCGCCCGATGA